The genomic window CGGCCTGCTCGAGGTCATCGCCGCCACCGAGGGCGTGGCGCCCTACTTCGACCTGTCCTTCCAGCACTCCTCGCCGGGGCTCCTGCGCCGGATGCGCCGCTTCGGCGGCACCGACGACTTCCTCGCGCTGATCGGGCGCGCGCGCTCGCTCGCGCCCACGGCGGGCTTCCGCACCAACGTCATCCTCGGCTTCCCGGGGGAGACCGAGGACGACGTCGCCGAGCTCGAGCGCTTCCTCACCGAGGGCCGCCTCGACGCCGTCGGGGTGTTCGGCTACTCCGACGAGGAGGGCACCGAGGCGGTGCGCATGCCGGGCAAGCTCGACCAGGCCGAGATCGACGCGCGGGTCCGCCGGATCACCGACCTGGTCGAGGAGCTCACCGCCCAGCGCGCCGAGGACCGCGTCGGCGACCGCGTGGAGGTGCTCCTCACCGAGGACCTCTCGGCGGAGCAGGGCCCGGGCGCCTGGGCCGGCCACGCCGCGCACCAGGACCCCGACGCCGACGGCACCACCACGGTCACCGGGGTGCCCGGCGACGCCCGGCCCGGGCAGCTGCTGGCGGCCGAGGTGGTCGGCACCGAGGGCATCGACCTGGTGGCGGCCGCCCTCGAGCCCGCCGCCCTCCCGGCCGGGCGGTGAGCGACCGGTGAGCGCCGTCGTGCCCGACCCGGCGGCGACCCCACCCCAGTCGGCCAAGCTGGTCAACCTGCCCAACGCCCTCACCGTGCTGCGGCTCGCGGTGGTGCCGGTGTTCGCCGTCCTGCTGCTGTCCGACGGCGGGATGGACGACGACCGCCGGATCTGGGCGACGGTGTTCTTCGGCCTGGCGATCATCACCGACCGCTACGACGGGCTCATCGCGCGGCGCACCGGCCAGGTGACGGAGTTCGGCAAGCTGGCCGACCCGATCGCGGACAAGGCGCTCACCGGCACCGCGCTGGTCGGCCTCTCGGTGCTCGCGCTGCTGCCCTGGTGGGTGACGCTGGCGATCATCGTCCGCGAGGTCGGCGTCACCCTGCTGCGGTTCTGGGTGATCCGGCACGGCGTCATCGCCGCCAGCCGCGGGGGCAAGGCCAAGACCGTGGTCCAGG from Geodermatophilus normandii includes these protein-coding regions:
- the pgsA gene encoding CDP-diacylglycerol--glycerol-3-phosphate 3-phosphatidyltransferase, which produces MSAVVPDPAATPPQSAKLVNLPNALTVLRLAVVPVFAVLLLSDGGMDDDRRIWATVFFGLAIITDRYDGLIARRTGQVTEFGKLADPIADKALTGTALVGLSVLALLPWWVTLAIIVREVGVTLLRFWVIRHGVIAASRGGKAKTVVQALAIGLYILPLGGVLASARWWVMAAALVLTLVTGLDYVYRALTLRRTSARAMRAAAARRAAGPAGSRTDTAA